Within Runella rosea, the genomic segment CTTAGTGACGATTAACCACAATTGCGTCCAAAACGAGTGAGTTCAACTTTGCTGAGCATGGAGGGGAGCATTATGTTCAAAATCTAATATTCAATTTAATCGGTCGACTCGGACGTATTTCTAAACTCAAATACAATGAATAGATGAACCAAGAAGCTCTTTTTTGGCTCGAGGGCCTTTTGATTTTCTCTATAATTTTGGGGGCTCTTGCTCTAGTTTTATGGAAATTAATTTCATTTTGTAAAGTTATATAAATTCGACTTCTTAAATTCTTATCAAAATGGCGCTAACAATTCCATCGCTGTGTTTCAAAATTAGTTTTTGATGGTAAAAAATAAGTTCTATGGAGACACAGACCAAGGGGTTGAGACACCGACCACGGGTTAGTTTTTGGTGGTAAAAAATAAGGTCTGTGGAGACACCTAAAGTATATACACAAATAAGGTTTGACAATTTTCACCCAATTTTATTTGGCAACCTGCGTCATAATCGCCCAAAATAGGCAGATATGGAGTAGTAAATACTTATTATTTAGTGCTGAATAGTATCAAATTCGGCTAAAAAAATGTGTATATACTTTAGGTGGAGACACAGACCAAGGGGTTAGTAAGGGTAGATTAATCATCGATGATAACAAATCCCTTGTGGGGTTTGTGTGGTGTAAAAGTTAAGATATAATTCACAGATTTGTTTGGTAAAAGCAGTTGAATTGGTAGGCTCAATTTCTTTTAGACTCATATTGCTGAAAACAACAGACTTTTGGTTTTTATCAAGTACCCATGTGTAAATCAACGAATTAGCTTTGATAGGAGTTGGTATGTAAGCCCCTAAGGTGAGCAGTCCTACTCCTAATCCTTTCCAACTTTGACTACGATAATTGGATTTAGTTCTCGTAAATCCCTTATGGTATGAGATAATTAATTGATCAATATTGTGTTCAGTAAAGACTTTATAAATCGTTTCGGAGATGACGTAATTGCCTGCTACTACCTGCTTTTGTTTTTTGCTTTTGGCATGATTGAGTTTTTCTCCTAAGGAAAATATTTCCTGATAGATAATTTTTTGTGTATTAACATCAATTTCAATGTGTGTAGGTACTTTGTCAGTACCAGTCATTTCAGCGGTATTACTGAATAATTGATCAGTGGTTTGTGATGATAAAGTAGAATCATAAATCATATTATTTTTTTCTCCAATTGTACTAATTAGGGATATTGGTTTTAAAATACCTATATTTTTTTTATTACTATTATCATAAGACTCATTTGAGTATTTAAATCCTGCACAACTACATAAGTATAAAATACAAAAAAGAAAAACTGCGTTAAATGTGATTTTACAATAGGTCATTTGATGGTCGTATTTTTCAGCTAATTATTATGATAATGTATTGATTAATTCTTGTACAAGTATTTTTTTAGTAAAAAAATCGTTCTGCAATACTAAAAAAAATCCCTCATTTACTCCATACGAAACAGAGCAAATGAGGGAAATAGTTATCAAACGGTGCGAGGCCGTTTAGCGGCTCAAATACAGATTCCGCTCGCCGTATATTTTTTGGAAGAAATCGTCTTCTAGGCTATCTATGAAATAAATGCCTTCTCCTGTAGACTTCATCTCTGGCCCTAATTCTTTGTTTACGTTCGGGAATTTGTTGAACGAGAACACTGGAATCTTGATGGCCCAACCTTTCTTGACGGGTTTGAAGTCGATGTCTTTCACTTTCTTGTCGCCGAGCATGAACTTCGTCGCGTAGTTTACGTACGGTTCTTGGTAGGCTTTGCAGATAAACGGCACCGTGCGGGAGGCGCGTGGGTTGGCTTCAATCACATAAACTACGCCATTTTTGACCGCAAACTGCATGTTAATCAACCCTTTCACCTTCATCGCTTTGGCTACTTTTACCGTAATTTCTTCAATTTGACGGATTTCGTCGGGCGTCAAATCAAACGGTGGGAGGGTAGCGTGTGAGTCGCCTGAGTGGATACCAGCGGGCTCGATGTGCTCCATTACCCCGATGATGTACGCATCCTCTCCGTCGCAAATCGCGTCAGATTCGGCTTCGATGGCGTTTTCGAGGTAGTGGTCGAGGAGGATATTGTTGTCAGGAATATCGTTCAGGATTTTCACCACGTGTTGCTCTAATTCCTGCTCGTTGATGACAATCTTCATGCTCTGTCCACCCAATACGTAGCTCGGACGAACCAACAGCGGGAAGCCTAATTTCTTGCCGATTTCGGCGGCAGCATCGGCCGTGCGTACGGTGTCAAACTGCGGATAGGGAATGTCTAAGTCGCGCAACAGGGCCGAGAAACGACCGCGATCTTCGGCCAAATCGAGCGTATCAAAGCTGCTACCGATGATTTTGATGCCGTACTGATGGAGTTTTTCAGCGATTTTTAGGGCCGTTTGTCCACCCAATTGCACAATCACGCCTTCGGGCTTTTCGTGCTGGATAATGGCGTGAACGTGTTCCCAGAAAACGGGTTCAAAGTATAATTTATCCGAAATATCGGGGTCGGTCGACACCGTTTCGGGGTTACAATTGATCATAATGGTTTCGTAACCAGCCTCTTTGGCCGCCAACACCCCGTGTACGCATGAGTAATCAAACTCGATTCCTTGTCCGATACGGTTAGGCCCAGAACCCAACACGACCACTTTTTTGCGGTCCGATGGGATAGATTCGTTGTCTGGATTATCGGCTGATATACAGAATGTTGAGTAGTAATAAGGCGTTTTGGCTTCAAACTCAGCCGCGCAAGTATCTACACATTTGTACACGCGCTTGATATTGAGTTCTTGACGACGTTTGTAAACCTTACTTTCTTTGACGCCCAACAGGTGCGCAATCTGACGGTCGGCGTAGCCTTTTTGCTTGGCTAACAGCAGGAGGTGCGCGGGCAGGTCTTCCAAATCAAATTTTTGGATTTCTTTTTCCAGTTCCACCAATTCTTCAATTTGGTGCAGGAACCACGCGTCGATTTTGGTAAGGTTCTGGATGGTTTTGAACGACAAACCGATTTTGAACGCGTCGTAGATGTGGAACATGCGGTTCCAGCTCGGATGCGCCAAACTTTGCTTGATGGCGGCCACGTCGGTCAATTCTTTGCCGTCGGCGCCGAGACCGTTGCGGCGTATTTCGAGCGACTGACAGGCTTTCTGCAACGCCTCTTGGAAGTTGCGCCCGATGCCCATCGCTTCACCCACTGACTTCATTTGGAGGCCCAACGAACGGTCAGCGCCGGGGAATTTATCAAAATTCCAGCGGGGAACTTTTACGATAACGTAGTCGATGGTTGGTTCAAAAAACGCCGATGTGCTACCCGTAATGGGGTTGATGAGTTCATCAAGATTGTAGCCAATGGCCATTTTCGCGGAAATCTTCGCAATCGGATAACCCGTGGCTTTAGAGGCAAGCGCCGAAGAGCGAGATACGCGCGGGTTGATTTCGATGACAATGATGTCGTCGGTTTCGGGGTTGACCGAAAACTGAATGTTGCAACCACCCGCAAATTTACCGATACCGTTCATGGTCAAAATGGCAAGGTCGCGCATTTTTTGGTAGAGCGTATCGGGCAGGGTCATGGCGGGGGCCACGGTGATGCTGTCGCCGGTGTGGATACCCATCGGGTCGAAGTTCTCAATGGAACAGACGATGATGAGGTTGCCGTTGCCGTCGCGGAGCAATTCGAGTTCGTATTCTTTCCAGCCCATTACGCTTTGCTCAACCAATACTTCATGTACAGGTGAGGCAATGAGGCCGTGTTGGAGTGCTTTGTCAAATTCTTCGGCCGTATTCACAAAACCGCCACCCGTTCCGCCGAGCGTGTATGAAGGACGAATAACGAGCGGGAAGCCGATTTCTTGGGCAATTTCTTTTCCTTCCAAAAATGATTTAGCGGTGCGACCTTTACACACTCCCGCGCCCAATTCAATCATTTTGAGACGGAATTTTTCGCGATCTTCGGTGGTTTCGATGGCTTTGATGTCCACCCCGATGATTTGCACGCCGTATTTTTTCCAAATACCTGCCTTGTCGCAATCAATGGCTAAATTTAACGCCGTCTGACCACCCATGGTTGGCAAAACGGCGTCGACTTTATGTTTTTCTAAGATTTCAACAATGTACTTTTTCTCTAATGGCTTGAGGTACACATGATCGGCGTTGATGGGGTCGGTCATGATGGTCGCCGGATTGGAATTTATCAGAATGACCTCAATTCCTTCTTCTCTCAATGACCGGGCGGCTTGCGAGCCGGAGTAATCAAATTCACATGCTTGACCGATGATAATGGGACCGGAACCAATAATGAGGACAGAGTTGATGTTTGGATTTTTTGGCATTTTTTTGAGGAAAAGTTATCAGTTATCTGTTATTCGTCGCTCGCTTTGACCTTTTCAGATACCCTAAAAGGGATATTTCTGACAAATGGGGCGCGTCTAACTTTTAACTTTTGCAACAGGGTTGCTGCAAAAATTG encodes:
- the carB gene encoding carbamoyl-phosphate synthase large subunit — its product is MPKNPNINSVLIIGSGPIIIGQACEFDYSGSQAARSLREEGIEVILINSNPATIMTDPINADHVYLKPLEKKYIVEILEKHKVDAVLPTMGGQTALNLAIDCDKAGIWKKYGVQIIGVDIKAIETTEDREKFRLKMIELGAGVCKGRTAKSFLEGKEIAQEIGFPLVIRPSYTLGGTGGGFVNTAEEFDKALQHGLIASPVHEVLVEQSVMGWKEYELELLRDGNGNLIIVCSIENFDPMGIHTGDSITVAPAMTLPDTLYQKMRDLAILTMNGIGKFAGGCNIQFSVNPETDDIIVIEINPRVSRSSALASKATGYPIAKISAKMAIGYNLDELINPITGSTSAFFEPTIDYVIVKVPRWNFDKFPGADRSLGLQMKSVGEAMGIGRNFQEALQKACQSLEIRRNGLGADGKELTDVAAIKQSLAHPSWNRMFHIYDAFKIGLSFKTIQNLTKIDAWFLHQIEELVELEKEIQKFDLEDLPAHLLLLAKQKGYADRQIAHLLGVKESKVYKRRQELNIKRVYKCVDTCAAEFEAKTPYYYSTFCISADNPDNESIPSDRKKVVVLGSGPNRIGQGIEFDYSCVHGVLAAKEAGYETIMINCNPETVSTDPDISDKLYFEPVFWEHVHAIIQHEKPEGVIVQLGGQTALKIAEKLHQYGIKIIGSSFDTLDLAEDRGRFSALLRDLDIPYPQFDTVRTADAAAEIGKKLGFPLLVRPSYVLGGQSMKIVINEQELEQHVVKILNDIPDNNILLDHYLENAIEAESDAICDGEDAYIIGVMEHIEPAGIHSGDSHATLPPFDLTPDEIRQIEEITVKVAKAMKVKGLINMQFAVKNGVVYVIEANPRASRTVPFICKAYQEPYVNYATKFMLGDKKVKDIDFKPVKKGWAIKIPVFSFNKFPNVNKELGPEMKSTGEGIYFIDSLEDDFFQKIYGERNLYLSR